Proteins encoded by one window of Mycolicibacterium cosmeticum:
- a CDS encoding TetR/AcrR family transcriptional regulator has product MTSPGAESGATRRRILDAALELASTTGLRKYSMEQIARTAKIGRATLYLYFNGKDALIAALVETELARYFAGIQSVIDGYQDADDRLVHGFAAAYRLLRDHPAFTTVLRVNPELLTPYLIAENSRAMDLARGFVYSVIRPGDLPDELRAQFAEHVARTIHSFILIPGGVLALDTTGGPEGYARRFLLPVRKALAADSQIRFM; this is encoded by the coding sequence GTGACGTCCCCCGGCGCCGAATCCGGCGCAACCCGGCGCCGGATCCTGGACGCCGCGCTCGAGCTGGCCTCCACCACCGGGCTGCGCAAGTACTCCATGGAGCAGATCGCGCGGACCGCCAAAATCGGCCGGGCCACGCTGTACCTGTACTTCAACGGCAAGGACGCGCTGATCGCCGCGCTGGTCGAAACCGAGTTGGCGCGCTATTTCGCCGGGATCCAGTCCGTGATCGACGGCTACCAGGACGCCGACGACCGCCTGGTGCACGGATTCGCCGCGGCGTACCGGCTGCTGCGCGACCACCCCGCGTTCACCACGGTGCTGCGCGTCAACCCCGAACTGCTCACGCCCTACCTGATCGCCGAGAATTCGCGGGCGATGGATCTGGCCCGCGGCTTCGTGTACTCGGTGATCCGGCCCGGTGACCTACCCGACGAGCTGCGCGCCCAGTTCGCCGAACATGTTGCGCGAACCATTCATTCGTTCATCCTCATCCCCGGCGGGGTGCTGGCCCTGGACACCACCGGTGGACCCGAGGGGTACGCCCGGCGCTTTCTGCTGCCGGTACGCAAGGCGTTGGCCGCCGACAGTCAGATCCGCTTCATGTAG
- a CDS encoding MCE family protein has translation MNRRTVIRVAAGALVVALALGAAVVLRQFVFRPTTIAALFTTATGVYPGDEVRVSGVKVGTIAAIQPEGTQTRLTLEVDRGVKVPADAKAVIVAPNLVASRYVQLTPAYRSSGPTLPDDAVIPLERTAVPVEWDEVKTQLMRLATDLGPQSGVSGTSVSRFIDSAANALEGNGPKLRDTINELSGVARILAEGSGNIVDIIKNLQLFVTALKNSDQQVVQFQNRLATLTSVVNGSSSDLDAAVKELSVAITEVQRFVAGTRNQTAEQVQRLANVTQNLVDNKMELQNFLHIAPNAFLNGYNIYNPSTGSPVGQFVLNNFSNPVQFVCGAIGAVENTTAPETAKLCSQYLGPALRLLNFNHLPFPIAPFLMPSASPEDIVYSEPGLMPGGAGGSPEPPDTAPALSAYNGGPPPPPPFTGRPPGTPPPGAQQMLPGAPPVVPPNVPSSLRDMLNPAGELPGPAPDAPLPAEAPLPAPEGTPPA, from the coding sequence ATGAACCGTAGAACGGTAATCCGGGTGGCGGCGGGGGCCCTGGTGGTCGCGTTGGCGCTCGGGGCGGCGGTCGTGCTCCGGCAGTTCGTCTTCCGGCCGACCACGATCGCCGCGTTGTTCACCACGGCGACCGGTGTGTACCCCGGTGACGAGGTGCGGGTGTCCGGGGTCAAGGTCGGCACCATCGCCGCGATCCAGCCCGAGGGCACCCAGACCCGGCTCACCCTGGAAGTCGACCGGGGCGTCAAGGTTCCCGCCGATGCCAAGGCGGTGATCGTCGCGCCGAATCTGGTCGCCTCGCGCTACGTCCAGCTGACGCCGGCGTACCGGTCCAGCGGTCCCACGCTGCCCGATGACGCGGTGATCCCGTTGGAACGCACCGCCGTTCCCGTCGAGTGGGACGAGGTCAAGACACAGTTGATGCGGCTGGCGACCGATCTGGGCCCGCAGAGCGGTGTCTCCGGTACCTCGGTGTCGCGGTTCATCGACAGCGCGGCCAACGCGTTGGAGGGCAACGGGCCCAAGCTGCGCGACACCATCAACGAGTTGTCCGGGGTGGCCCGGATCCTGGCCGAGGGCAGCGGCAACATCGTCGACATCATCAAGAACCTGCAGTTGTTCGTCACCGCGTTGAAGAACAGCGACCAGCAGGTCGTGCAGTTCCAGAACCGGCTGGCGACGTTGACCAGCGTGGTGAACGGCAGCAGTTCTGACCTCGACGCCGCGGTCAAGGAACTGTCCGTTGCGATCACCGAGGTGCAGCGGTTCGTCGCGGGCACCCGCAACCAGACCGCCGAGCAGGTGCAGCGGTTGGCCAACGTGACGCAGAACCTGGTCGACAACAAGATGGAGTTGCAGAACTTCCTGCACATCGCGCCGAACGCGTTCCTCAACGGGTACAACATCTACAACCCGTCCACGGGTAGTCCCGTCGGACAGTTCGTGCTGAACAACTTCTCCAATCCGGTGCAGTTCGTGTGCGGTGCGATCGGCGCGGTCGAGAACACCACCGCGCCGGAGACCGCCAAGCTGTGTTCCCAATATCTCGGACCGGCGCTGCGATTGCTCAACTTCAACCACCTGCCGTTCCCGATCGCGCCCTTCCTGATGCCGTCGGCCAGTCCGGAGGACATCGTCTATTCGGAGCCGGGCCTGATGCCCGGTGGTGCCGGCGGATCCCCGGAACCGCCGGACACGGCGCCCGCCCTGTCGGCCTACAACGGGGGCCCACCTCCACCGCCGCCGTTCACGGGCCGGCCGCCGGGCACCCCGCCGCCGGGAGCGCAGCAGATGCTGCCCGGGGCTCCGCCGGTCGTCCCGCCGAATGTGCCGTCGTCACTGCGCGACATGCTCAACCCCGCCGGTGAGCTTCCCGGGCCCGCCCCCGACGCACCGCTGCCCGCCGAAGCACCGCTTCCTGCTCCCGAAGGGACGCCGCCGGCATGA
- a CDS encoding MCE family protein: MTRSRTTLLKFGVFAVVMVLLTAFLFMAFGQYRSGSTYGYSAVFADASRLKAGDSVRVAGVRVGTVGDVSLQPDKTVLVTFDADRNIALTTGTKVAVRYLNLVGDRYLELIDGPGSTRLLPSGSQIPRDRTAGALDLDLLLGGLRPVIQGLNPRDVNALTTSLIQILQGQGDALDSLMSKTSSFSNTLADNNEVIQQLITNLNTVVGTLAKDGDKFSGTIDKLEQLINGLSADRDPIGDAITSLDNGTASLASLLTDARPPLKGTVDQLNRMAPLLDDGRATLDSGLQKAPDNYRKLARLGSYGSWIMYYLCGISLRVTDLQGRTAVFPMLKQEGGRCGEP; encoded by the coding sequence ATGACCCGTTCGAGAACCACGCTGCTCAAGTTCGGCGTCTTCGCCGTGGTGATGGTGCTGCTCACCGCGTTCCTGTTCATGGCGTTCGGTCAGTACCGCAGCGGCTCGACCTACGGCTACTCGGCCGTGTTCGCCGACGCGTCCCGGCTCAAGGCCGGTGACTCGGTACGCGTCGCCGGCGTGCGGGTGGGCACCGTCGGCGACGTTTCGCTGCAACCCGACAAGACCGTCCTGGTCACGTTCGACGCCGACCGCAACATTGCCCTGACCACCGGCACCAAGGTCGCGGTGCGGTACCTCAACCTGGTGGGGGACCGCTATCTCGAGCTGATCGACGGTCCCGGCTCCACCCGGCTGCTGCCGTCCGGCTCCCAGATCCCCAGAGACCGCACCGCCGGGGCGCTGGACCTCGATCTGCTCCTCGGCGGCCTGCGGCCGGTCATCCAGGGACTCAACCCGCGCGATGTCAACGCACTGACCACCTCGCTGATCCAGATCCTGCAGGGCCAGGGTGACGCCCTCGACTCGCTGATGAGCAAGACGTCCTCGTTCTCGAACACGTTGGCCGACAACAATGAGGTCATCCAGCAGCTCATCACCAATCTCAACACCGTGGTCGGCACCCTGGCAAAAGACGGTGACAAGTTCTCGGGCACCATCGACAAGCTCGAACAGCTGATCAACGGGCTGTCGGCGGACCGCGACCCGATCGGGGACGCCATCACCTCGCTGGACAACGGCACCGCGTCGCTGGCCAGTCTGCTCACCGACGCACGGCCGCCGCTGAAGGGAACGGTCGACCAGCTCAACCGGATGGCCCCGTTGCTCGACGACGGCAGGGCGACCCTGGACAGCGGCCTGCAGAAGGCGCCGGACAACTACCGCAAGCTGGCCCGGCTGGGCTCGTACGGCAGCTGGATCATGTACTACCTCTGTGGCATCTCACTCCGCGTGACCGACTTGCAGGGCCGCACAGCGGTTTTCCCGATGCTCAAACAAGAAGGCGGGAGGTGCGGAGAGCCCTGA
- a CDS encoding MCE family protein, which yields MLKYRGVNLVKTGLMGTVLILLVIAVGLQPEKLVQWATSVRHKALFTEAGGIAVGNDVTLSGIKIGSVTDVSLSNGDALVTFTTAGKYPLGSQTTAHIRTGSLLGERVLTLESAGSGTLEQSEIIPTSRTSSPYSLTDAVSDLTTNTAGTDTTSLNQSLDTLSATIDQLAPRLGPTFDGLSRLSKSINGRNEDLAALLKSAGSVTVVLGQRSAQLNSLILNANDLLGTLNDRREAIVDLLANTAAVSRQLTGLVADNEKQLAPTLERLNRVTEVLEKNRDNISKALPNIKKFMLSQAETLANGPYYNAYVPNLQPAQLLQPFLDYAFGFRRGVNAGQPPDNAGPRAELPLPYNGIPGGSR from the coding sequence ATGTTGAAGTATCGCGGAGTCAATCTCGTCAAGACGGGACTCATGGGCACGGTCTTGATCCTGCTCGTCATCGCCGTCGGCCTGCAGCCCGAAAAACTGGTCCAATGGGCGACGTCCGTGCGCCACAAGGCGCTGTTCACCGAGGCCGGCGGCATCGCGGTCGGCAACGATGTCACGTTGTCGGGCATCAAGATCGGCTCGGTCACCGACGTGTCGCTGAGCAACGGCGATGCGCTGGTGACCTTCACGACCGCGGGCAAGTATCCGCTGGGTTCCCAGACCACCGCGCACATTCGCACGGGTTCGCTGTTGGGCGAGCGGGTACTGACGCTGGAGTCGGCAGGCAGCGGCACACTGGAGCAGAGCGAGATCATCCCGACGTCGCGAACCTCGTCGCCGTATTCCCTCACCGACGCGGTGAGCGACCTGACCACCAACACCGCCGGCACCGACACGACGTCGCTCAATCAGTCGCTGGACACCCTGTCGGCGACCATCGACCAGCTGGCACCCCGGCTGGGCCCCACCTTCGATGGGCTGAGCCGGTTGTCGAAGTCGATCAACGGCCGCAACGAGGATCTGGCGGCGCTGCTCAAGAGCGCCGGCAGTGTCACCGTGGTGCTGGGCCAGCGCAGCGCACAACTGAATTCGTTGATCCTCAACGCCAACGACCTGCTCGGCACCCTCAACGATCGACGTGAAGCGATCGTCGACCTGCTGGCCAACACCGCGGCGGTATCGCGCCAGCTGACCGGGCTGGTGGCCGACAACGAGAAACAATTGGCACCCACCCTGGAGCGGCTCAATCGGGTCACCGAGGTCCTGGAGAAGAACCGCGACAACATCAGCAAGGCGTTGCCCAACATCAAGAAGTTCATGCTGTCGCAGGCCGAGACGCTGGCCAACGGACCGTACTACAACGCCTACGTGCCGAACCTGCAGCCGGCGCAGCTGCTGCAGCCGTTCCTGGACTACGCGTTCGGCTTCCGGCGTGGTGTCAACGCCGGCCAGCCGCCCGACAACGCCGGGCCGCGTGCCGAGTTGCCGCTCCCGTACAACGGCATCCCGGGAGGTTCGCGCTGA
- a CDS encoding MCE family protein: MTQNIGPGPAHRSETSSGAPPVAARPGRSFGAAGYARPLAGAASVLVVALIIALAVGLFRADFTKTESVTLISDRAGLVMNPDAKVKMRGVEVGRVGSIETLPDGRAALHLKMDPSQLRHIPSNVIADIASTTVFGAKYVQLVPPENPSPRAMYAGQVLQGQHVTVEINTVFQQLTRVLDKIDPAKLNETLGAMSAAFAGRGAKMGQTLSDFDALLAKLEPSLPNMARDIAATAQVAGAYADAAPDLVRTLDNSTRLSQSIVDEQKNLDGFLVSMIGLGDIGNDVIGGNRQALTDVLHLLVPTTDLLNEYAPGLNCALEGMVFLKNQPPSPDPGVQVSVAFTLGIERYRYPQNLPKVAAKGGPHCMGLPYIGFGNRAKYLVTDTDANPWQYGNQGILLNSDGLKQLLFGPLDGPPRNTTQVGQPG, encoded by the coding sequence GTGACACAGAACATCGGCCCCGGCCCGGCTCACCGGTCCGAGACCTCCAGCGGCGCACCGCCGGTCGCGGCGCGGCCGGGGCGCAGTTTCGGTGCGGCGGGGTACGCCCGTCCGCTCGCCGGAGCGGCCTCGGTGCTGGTGGTCGCGCTGATCATCGCGCTGGCCGTGGGGTTGTTCCGGGCCGACTTCACCAAGACCGAATCCGTCACCCTGATCTCCGATCGGGCGGGGTTGGTGATGAACCCCGACGCCAAGGTGAAGATGCGTGGTGTCGAGGTGGGCCGGGTCGGGTCCATCGAAACGCTCCCGGACGGCCGGGCGGCGCTGCACCTGAAGATGGATCCGTCGCAGCTGCGCCACATTCCCTCCAACGTCATCGCCGACATCGCGTCGACGACGGTGTTCGGCGCCAAGTACGTCCAGTTGGTCCCGCCCGAAAACCCTTCGCCCAGGGCGATGTATGCCGGGCAGGTGCTGCAGGGCCAGCACGTCACCGTCGAGATCAACACGGTGTTCCAGCAGCTGACCCGGGTCCTGGACAAGATCGATCCGGCGAAACTCAACGAGACGCTGGGCGCCATGTCGGCCGCATTCGCCGGGCGCGGTGCGAAGATGGGCCAGACGCTCAGCGATTTCGACGCCCTGCTGGCCAAACTCGAACCCAGCCTGCCGAACATGGCCCGTGATATCGCGGCGACGGCGCAAGTGGCCGGCGCGTACGCCGATGCCGCGCCGGACCTCGTTCGCACCCTTGACAATTCGACGCGGTTGAGCCAGTCCATCGTCGACGAACAGAAGAACCTGGACGGATTCCTGGTCAGCATGATCGGCCTCGGCGATATCGGCAACGACGTCATCGGCGGCAACCGGCAGGCGCTGACCGATGTGCTGCACCTGCTGGTGCCCACCACTGACCTGCTCAACGAGTACGCTCCCGGGCTCAACTGCGCGCTGGAGGGCATGGTGTTTTTGAAAAACCAACCGCCGTCGCCGGATCCGGGCGTGCAGGTCAGTGTCGCGTTCACCCTCGGGATCGAGCGGTACCGCTACCCGCAGAACCTGCCGAAGGTCGCCGCCAAGGGCGGTCCGCACTGTATGGGTCTGCCCTATATCGGCTTCGGGAACCGGGCCAAGTACCTGGTCACCGACACCGACGCAAACCCTTGGCAGTACGGCAATCAGGGCATCCTGCTGAACTCCGACGGTCTCAAGCAGCTGTTGTTCGGCCCCTTGGACGGTCCGCCGCGCAACACCACACAGGTGGGGCAGCCCGGATGA
- a CDS encoding cytochrome P450, with product MTTDYATLDFLTDQSLVPDPYPYFDYLRERNPVLEVPPWGVIAVTGYEEAVAVYKDTENFSNAIAVGGPFPPLPFTPEGDDISEQLEAHRHLLPMFEHMVTMDPPDHTKARSLLNRLLTPSRLKENEDFMWRLADNQLDEFLSNGRCEFLAEYAKPFSLLVIADLLGVPEEDHREFRTVLGADRPGARVGSLEGEVVAENPLQFLDDKFVAYLQERRAAPRDDVLTSLATALYPDGSVPEVIDVVRSATFLFAAGQETTTKLLSAAMRVLAEHPEVADKLRKDRTLIPTFVEESLRLESPVKCDFRLARRTTRIGDVQIPAGGMVMVLPGAVNRDPRRFDHPHEFRLDRKNVREHMAFGRGVHSCPGGPLARVEGRVSLERILDRMADIAVDTDAHGPVGGRTFSYEPTFVLRGLTELNITFTPAG from the coding sequence ATGACGACCGATTACGCCACGCTGGATTTCCTCACCGATCAGTCGCTGGTCCCGGACCCATACCCGTACTTCGACTACCTCCGGGAGCGCAATCCGGTGCTGGAGGTACCGCCGTGGGGCGTCATCGCCGTCACCGGGTACGAGGAGGCCGTCGCCGTCTACAAGGACACCGAAAACTTCTCCAACGCGATCGCCGTCGGCGGCCCCTTCCCGCCGTTACCGTTCACCCCGGAAGGCGACGACATCTCCGAACAGCTGGAGGCGCATCGGCATCTGCTGCCGATGTTCGAGCACATGGTCACCATGGACCCGCCCGACCACACCAAGGCCCGCTCCCTGCTCAACCGACTGCTCACCCCGAGCCGGTTGAAGGAGAACGAGGACTTCATGTGGCGACTTGCCGACAACCAGCTCGACGAGTTCCTGTCCAACGGCCGTTGTGAGTTCCTCGCCGAATACGCAAAACCGTTCTCGCTGTTGGTGATCGCCGACCTGCTCGGCGTGCCCGAAGAGGACCACCGGGAGTTCCGCACCGTGCTCGGCGCCGACCGGCCCGGTGCACGCGTGGGCTCCCTGGAAGGCGAGGTCGTCGCCGAGAACCCGCTGCAGTTCCTCGACGACAAGTTCGTCGCCTATCTGCAGGAGCGGCGCGCGGCACCGCGCGATGACGTGCTCACGTCGCTGGCCACCGCGCTCTATCCCGATGGCTCGGTGCCCGAGGTGATCGACGTCGTCCGCTCGGCGACGTTCCTGTTCGCCGCCGGGCAGGAGACCACCACCAAACTGCTCAGCGCCGCCATGCGGGTGCTGGCCGAGCACCCCGAGGTGGCCGACAAACTGCGCAAGGACCGGACCCTCATCCCGACCTTCGTGGAGGAATCGCTGCGCCTGGAAAGCCCGGTCAAATGCGACTTCCGGCTCGCCCGGCGCACGACCCGGATCGGTGACGTGCAGATCCCGGCCGGCGGCATGGTCATGGTGCTGCCCGGGGCGGTCAACCGGGACCCGCGGCGATTCGACCACCCGCACGAATTCCGCCTGGACCGCAAGAACGTCCGCGAGCACATGGCGTTCGGCCGCGGCGTGCACTCCTGCCCGGGCGGGCCGCTGGCCCGGGTGGAAGGCCGCGTCTCGCTGGAGCGGATCCTGGACCGGATGGCCGATATCGCCGTCGACACCGACGCGCACGGTCCGGTCGGCGGCCGGACTTTCAGCTACGAGCCGACCTTCGTGCTGCGCGGCCTGACGGAACTGAACATCACCTTCACCCCGGCCGGATAG
- a CDS encoding MCE family protein codes for MLTRFVRMQLILFTIASLVGVAVMVFAYMQVPTLLGVGRITVKLELPATGGLYRFSNVTYRGSQIGKVTAVTLTDHGAEATLALDRSPKVPADLQAEVRSMSAVGEQYVELLPRNDSGPYLQDGSVIAQEHTTIPQMVGPMLDQVSALVDTIPKDKLSQLLDESYQAFNGTGFAFGSLLDSASTITRDSMAVSDQTRGLIDDAVPFLEAQAQTTDSTRSWAAGLAGITGTLADNDAHIRSILQNGPGFAAETSRLLDQLKPTLPILLANLTTIGQIGVTYHPSLEQLLVLLPPYVSQIQTYAPTNNPTGLPAGDFSLGLGDPPSCTVGFLPPSAWRSPADTTVIDTPDNIYCKLPQDSPIAVRGARNYPCMAHPGKRAPTVELCDDPNGYQPLAQRQHALGPYPLDPNLISQGVPPDSRVLPDANIFGPLQGTPLPPGVDAPPPAAAPEPQPPASFPGMPPGPLLPGQPLYTTPPVVGQLPPPEPDPAAVPLPPADLPQSTEIPHLPDTGLTGPSDGAAPAAPSAFHDGPAPGPSVAIAKYDPRTGQYMGPDGHLYQQTDLAKTATSWQELMPT; via the coding sequence ATGCTGACTCGTTTCGTCCGTATGCAGCTGATCCTGTTCACCATCGCCTCGTTGGTGGGGGTGGCGGTCATGGTCTTCGCCTATATGCAGGTGCCCACGCTGCTGGGCGTCGGACGTATCACCGTCAAACTGGAGCTGCCGGCGACCGGCGGGCTCTACCGGTTCAGCAACGTCACCTATCGCGGTTCGCAGATCGGCAAGGTCACCGCGGTGACACTGACCGACCACGGCGCGGAGGCGACGCTGGCGCTGGACAGGTCGCCGAAGGTGCCTGCCGACCTGCAGGCCGAGGTGCGCAGCATGTCGGCCGTCGGCGAACAGTACGTGGAACTGTTGCCGCGCAACGACTCCGGGCCCTACCTGCAGGACGGGTCGGTGATAGCCCAGGAGCACACGACCATCCCGCAGATGGTCGGCCCGATGCTGGACCAGGTGAGTGCGCTGGTGGACACCATCCCCAAAGACAAGTTGAGCCAACTGCTCGACGAGTCGTACCAGGCATTCAACGGAACCGGTTTCGCGTTCGGTTCGCTGCTGGATTCGGCCTCGACGATCACCCGTGATTCGATGGCCGTGTCGGACCAGACCCGCGGGCTGATCGATGATGCGGTGCCGTTCCTGGAAGCGCAGGCCCAGACCACGGATTCGACCCGCTCCTGGGCGGCCGGCCTGGCCGGGATCACGGGCACGCTGGCCGACAACGACGCCCACATCCGGTCGATCCTGCAGAACGGCCCCGGCTTCGCCGCGGAGACCTCCCGCCTGCTGGACCAACTCAAGCCCACCCTGCCGATCCTGCTGGCGAACTTGACCACCATCGGTCAGATCGGGGTCACCTACCACCCGTCGCTGGAGCAGTTGCTGGTGTTGTTGCCGCCCTACGTCTCGCAAATCCAGACCTACGCCCCGACCAACAATCCGACGGGCCTGCCTGCCGGTGATTTCTCACTGGGGCTGGGTGATCCGCCGTCGTGCACCGTCGGGTTCCTGCCGCCGTCGGCGTGGCGATCGCCGGCCGACACCACGGTCATCGACACACCGGACAACATCTACTGCAAGCTGCCGCAAGACTCGCCGATCGCGGTTCGCGGCGCGCGGAACTATCCGTGTATGGCGCATCCCGGCAAGCGGGCCCCCACGGTCGAACTCTGCGACGACCCGAACGGCTACCAGCCGCTGGCCCAACGTCAGCATGCGCTGGGTCCGTATCCACTGGATCCCAACCTGATCTCGCAAGGGGTGCCGCCGGACTCCCGGGTGTTGCCCGATGCCAACATCTTCGGGCCGCTGCAGGGCACACCGCTGCCGCCCGGTGTGGACGCGCCGCCGCCGGCGGCGGCACCGGAACCCCAACCACCTGCCAGTTTCCCCGGTATGCCGCCGGGCCCGTTGCTGCCGGGGCAGCCGCTGTACACGACCCCGCCCGTGGTCGGCCAGTTGCCGCCCCCGGAGCCCGATCCGGCTGCGGTGCCGCTGCCGCCCGCCGATCTGCCGCAGTCGACCGAGATCCCACATCTACCCGATACCGGGTTGACCGGACCGTCCGATGGTGCCGCGCCGGCCGCGCCGAGTGCCTTCCACGACGGGCCGGCGCCCGGTCCGTCGGTGGCGATCGCGAAGTACGATCCGCGCACCGGGCAGTACATGGGTCCGGACGGGCACCTCTACCAGCAGACCGATCTGGCCAAGACTGCCACGTCCTGGCAGGAGCTGATGCCGACATGA
- a CDS encoding Rv2253/PknI dimerization domain-containing protein, translated as MLGSKVAAVAVMWACVTGTALAGAVPAGAAPEWGINGTFATSSNGEWAQVNQRYEDQPSVRSTWTVSTQCTSPTDCVGTVTSDAGWTAPIYTTNGLWYVKRAVPNWRFCADGVPVEGLQIYKIYPVGADGHVDVGAQEYTGQDKTVGPSGSCGRNQWPVVEMPFYMKRI; from the coding sequence ATGTTGGGCAGTAAAGTCGCCGCGGTCGCCGTGATGTGGGCATGCGTGACAGGCACTGCGCTCGCCGGCGCGGTGCCTGCCGGGGCGGCGCCGGAGTGGGGCATCAACGGAACCTTCGCGACGTCGTCCAATGGTGAATGGGCGCAGGTGAATCAGCGTTACGAAGATCAGCCGTCGGTACGCAGCACCTGGACCGTCTCGACGCAGTGCACGTCGCCCACCGACTGTGTCGGAACGGTCACCAGCGACGCCGGCTGGACCGCCCCGATCTACACCACCAATGGGTTGTGGTACGTCAAGCGGGCGGTGCCCAACTGGCGATTCTGCGCCGACGGCGTTCCGGTGGAAGGACTGCAGATCTACAAGATCTACCCGGTGGGCGCCGACGGGCATGTGGACGTCGGAGCCCAGGAGTACACCGGCCAGGACAAGACCGTCGGCCCGAGCGGTTCGTGCGGCCGCAACCAGTGGCCGGTCGTCGAGATGCCCTTCTACATGAAGCGGATCTGA
- a CDS encoding MCE family protein: MKGRHPRSALVVAACLALTTSGCAFQGVNSLPLPGAVGRGDDAHVYHVEIANVATLEPNSPVMMSDVVVGSVRSLTVKDWHADVEVSVQPDVVVPANAVASVGQTSLLGSMHLALDPPVGQAPDGALEPGSTIPLNDSSTYPSTEQTLSSLAAVVNGGGLGQIGDVIHNFSSAVNGREADIRDLITRLDTFVGVLDEQRDNIVASIQSLNRLSNTFAGQREVITRALDRVPPAMDVLIAERPRLTAALQKLGTFSDTANKLVNDSQADLVANLKNLEPAIKALADVGPELPGVLEYAVHVPFTQSFMDRAIRGDYYNLFATIDLTVPRLKRSLFLGTRWGQEGAELIPVPGDPPYLNYTYDPLKTGVNPPPPEVIPPEPEGQAPAAPPPPIPAEVGPVLPVTPPPLNMPGGPRQVAAPLPGDGAPIFAGPYGAQGTAPAPSTTGGH, translated from the coding sequence ATGAAAGGCAGACATCCCCGCTCGGCCCTCGTGGTCGCTGCGTGCCTGGCCTTGACCACCTCGGGGTGTGCGTTCCAGGGTGTGAACTCGCTCCCGCTGCCAGGAGCGGTGGGGCGCGGCGACGACGCGCATGTGTACCACGTCGAGATCGCCAATGTCGCCACTCTGGAACCGAATTCGCCGGTCATGATGAGCGATGTCGTGGTCGGCAGTGTGCGCTCCTTGACGGTGAAGGACTGGCACGCCGACGTCGAGGTGTCGGTACAGCCCGATGTGGTGGTGCCGGCGAATGCGGTGGCCAGTGTGGGGCAGACCAGCCTGCTCGGATCGATGCACCTGGCGCTCGATCCGCCCGTCGGGCAGGCGCCCGACGGGGCGCTGGAGCCGGGATCGACGATCCCGCTGAATGATTCGTCGACGTACCCGTCGACCGAGCAGACGCTGTCCTCGTTGGCCGCCGTGGTCAACGGCGGCGGACTCGGGCAGATCGGTGACGTCATCCACAACTTCAGTTCCGCGGTGAACGGACGCGAGGCCGACATCCGGGATCTGATCACGCGGTTGGACACCTTCGTCGGGGTGCTCGACGAGCAGCGCGACAACATCGTCGCCTCGATCCAGTCACTCAACCGGCTCTCCAACACCTTTGCCGGCCAACGTGAAGTCATCACCCGCGCCCTGGACCGGGTCCCGCCGGCAATGGACGTGCTGATCGCCGAACGTCCACGGCTGACCGCAGCGCTGCAGAAACTGGGCACCTTCAGCGACACCGCCAACAAGCTGGTGAACGATTCGCAGGCGGATCTGGTGGCCAATCTCAAGAACCTGGAGCCGGCGATCAAGGCGCTGGCCGACGTCGGACCGGAGTTGCCGGGCGTGCTGGAGTACGCGGTGCACGTCCCGTTCACCCAGAGCTTCATGGATCGGGCGATCCGCGGCGACTACTACAACCTGTTCGCCACCATCGACCTCACGGTTCCGCGCCTGAAACGCAGCCTGTTCCTGGGCACCCGCTGGGGCCAGGAGGGCGCCGAACTCATTCCGGTTCCCGGTGATCCGCCGTACCTCAACTACACCTACGACCCGCTCAAGACGGGCGTGAACCCGCCGCCGCCGGAGGTGATCCCGCCGGAGCCCGAGGGCCAGGCGCCGGCTGCGCCGCCCCCGCCGATCCCGGCGGAGGTCGGCCCGGTGCTGCCGGTGACACCCCCGCCGCTGAACATGCCCGGCGGTCCGCGACAGGTCGCCGCGCCACTGCCCGGCGATGGGGCGCCGATTTTCGCCGGACCGTATGGGGCACAGGGCACAGCGCCGGCACCGTCGACCACCGGGGGGCACTGA